Genomic segment of Drosophila takahashii strain IR98-3 E-12201 chromosome X, DtakHiC1v2, whole genome shotgun sequence:
acgttgtagttttttcgctataacaaagcaaatactgattcaaagtatggattgtcatacctttctgaactcgttattaaatttcctaacgattggcatttaaaccttgacaatttattcatttttaatttttcgtaaaaaatcatggggtacccccttataaaaaaattaaaaattggcgaaaattttatttttccaaaattacacggaaagttttatggatttatagcaaattttgttatctgttcaaaacagtatgaatttttggtgtaggaccatttttggccaagttacagcaaaaaaaccaaaagaaagaattccaatttttgtcaaaaactgaaatcgcgaatttccaaaaaaaaaccaaccccgttttttcgctaaaacgttgtagttttttcgctataacaaagcaaatactgattcaaagtatggattgtcatacctttctgaactcgttattaaatttcctaacgattggcatttaaaccttgacaatttattcatttttaatttttcgcaaaaaatcatggggtacccccttataaaaaaattaaaaattggcgaaaattttatttttccaaaattacacggaaagttttatggatttatagcaaattttgttatctgttcaaaacagtatgaatttttggtgtaggaccatttttggccaagttacagcaaaaaaaccaaaagaaagaattccaatttttgtcaaaaactgaaatcgcgaatttccaaaaaaaaacaaaacccgttttttcgctaaaacgttgtagttttttcgctataacaaagcaaatactgattcaaagtatggattgtcatacctttctgaactcgttattaaatttcctaacgattggcatttaaaccttgacaatttattcatttttaatttttcgtaaaaaatcatggggtacccccttataaaaaaattaaaaattggcgaaaattttattttttcaaaattacacggaaagttttatggatttatagcaaattttgttatctgttcaaaacagtatgaatttttggtgtaggaccatttttggccaagttacagcaaaaaaaccaaaagaaagaattccaatttttgtcaaaaactgaaatcgcgaatttccaaaaaaaaaccaaccccgttttttcgctaaaacgttgtagttttttcgctataacaaagcaaatactgattcaaagtatggattgtcatacctttctgaactcgttattaaatttcctaacgattggcatttaaaccttgacaatttattcatttttaatttttcgcaaaaaatcatggggtacccccttgtaaaaaaattaaaaattggcgaaaattttatttttccaaaattacacggaaagttttatggatttatagcaaattttgttatctgttcaaaacagtatgaatttttggtgtaggaccatttttggccaagttacagcaaaaaaaccaaaagaaagaattccaatttttgtcaaaaactgaaatcgcgaatttccaaaaaaaaacaaaacccgttttttcgctaaaacgttgtagttttttcgctataacaaagcaaatactgattcaaagtatggattgtcatacctttctgaactcgttattaaatttcctaacgattggcatttaaaccttgacaatttattcatttttaatttttcgtaaaaaatcatggggtacccccttataaaaaaattaaaaattggcgaaaattttatttttccaaaattacacggaaagttttatggatttatagcaaattttgttatctgttcaaaacagtatgaatttttggtgtaggaccatttttggccaagttacagcaaaaaaaccaaaagaaagaattccaatttttgtcaaaaactgaaatcgcgaatttccaaaaaaaaaccaaccccgttttttcgctaaaacgttgtagttttttcgctataacaaagcaaatactgattcaaagtatggattgtcatacctttctgaactcgttattaaatttcctaacgattggcatttaaaccttgacaatttattcatttttaatttttcgcaaaaaatcatggggtacccccttataaaaaaattaaaaattggcgaaaattttatttttccaaaattacacggaaagttttatggatttatagcaaattttgttatctgttcaaaacagtatgaatttttggtgtaggaccatttttggccaagttacagcaaaaaaccaaaagaaagaattccaatttttgtcaaaaactgaaatcgcgaatttccaaaaaaaaacaaaacccgttttttcgctaaaacgttgcagttttttcgctataacaaagcaaatactgattcaaagtatggattgtcatacctttctgaactcgttattaaatttcctaacgattggcatttaaaccttgacaatttattcatttttaatttttcgcaaaaaatcatggggtacccccttataaaaaaattaaaaattggcgaaaattttatttttccaaaattacacggaaagttttatggatttatagcaaattttgttatctgttcaaaacagtatgtatttttggtgtaggaccatttttggccaagttgcagcaaaaaaaccaaaagaaaatatttaaatttttgtcaaaaactgaaattccgaatttccaaaaaaaaaacaaaaccgtttttttcgctaaaacaaagcaaatactgatttaaagtatggagtgtcatacctttctgagctcgttattaaatttcctaacgattggcatttacaccttgatattttatgtatttttaatttttcgcaaaaaatcatggggtacccccttataaaaaaattaaaaattggcgaaaattttatttttccaaaattacacggaaagttttatggatttatagcaaattttgttatctgttcaaaacagtatgtatttttggtgtaggaccatttttggccaagttgcagcaaaaaaaccaaaagaaaatatttcaatttttgtcaaaaactgaaattccgaatttccaaaaaaaaaaacaaaaccggttttttcgctaaaacaaagcaaatactaatTTAAAGTATAGAGTgtaatacctttctgaactcgttattaaatttcctaacgattggcatttaaaccttgatattttatgtatttttaatttttcgcaaaaaatcatggggtacccccttataaaaaaattaaaaattggcgaaaattttatttttccaaaattacacggaaagttttatggatttatagcaaattttgttatctgttcaaaacagtatgtatttttggtgtaggaccatttttggccaagttgcagcaaaaaaaccaaaagaaaatatttcaatttttgtcaaaaactgaaattccgaatttccaaaaaaaaaacaaaaccggttttttcgctaaaacaaagcaaatactgatttaaagtgtGGAGTgtaatacctttctgaactcgttattaaatttcctaacgattggcatttaaaccttgatattttatgtattttaaatttttcgcaaaaaatcatggggtacccccttataaaaaaattaaaaattggcgaaaattttatttttccaaaatcacacggaaagtgttatggatttattgcaaattttgttatcttttcaaaacagtatttttggtgtaggaccatttttagccaagttacagcattGTTTCATATTGTTTTGATAAAAGGCAACACTACGTATGTGTGCTAGTCCCTGAAGGTATTTTTGGACCTTCGAAACTTCCAATGTGAGCCTCCGTAATGTCCGGAATCGTGAAAATCACTTTTAAGATACTTACCTCGAATATTGACCCTCAATtccaaatgaataaaaacaataacgcCTTTTTTAAAGGGATTCTAAACAATTTATTGAACACTTTCTCTTCTCACTCGCTTTGCTCGGCTTataaaagtagacaaaaaaaatcgaagataTATATAAGGCGGTATATATGCGGGTATGTATGCGATATGTATAAATCattatgcaaataaataagtggACTACGGGGCGTACTAACTGATAAAAGTTGATATGGGAAGTCTGGGTAAATGGCTGACAGTGGGAGGCATAAGTATTCGGCTTAGTCTACGGCTTAAAgcgcttaaaatatttagtgaCTAATTCAAGTGTATATTTGTTATGTGTatatttgtgtgtttgtgtgcaaaATGCGTGTGTATGCGTGTCTTCAAAGTCTTAAGAGAGTCTTACGAGAAATACTCTAAGTAATGAATTATATATCGGCTCAAATGCTGAAGAAAGCTACAAGTGATTGTCAGATGGGTATGATGGGCTGATCATGGCTTAGCACCGTTTTACATGAAATAGAACCTAGGcttaaactaaaacaaaaataatcgaTTATCGACTGCCACCAGGGGAAGGGAGAGGAGTGAAAGGGACACAAGAATTGCAAGTGGTGTCGTGAAGAGAGGTTTCTAGAGGTAGAGAGCTTacggggaaatggaaatggaaatggaggtggaggtggaggaCAAGGAGAACCCAGTAAACGGCTTGAGTTAATGTTAAATGATTTGTATCAAAAATTATACTAACGAAGTGTACGCTACAAATTTAAGAGCCGCAGACGCAGACACAACTGTACCTAGAACCGTAAACGGAAGTGGAAACGGAACGggaacggaaacggaagcgcCGACGAAATGCGGTTACTAGCGATGGCACTAATAGGGTTGCATTTTGAGAATCAATGGCGGTTCAGTAGTAAgtaataagaattttaaatataatgctGCACAGGCAAGATATTGATATTGTAAAACTCTAATTCGATTTCTTCTTGTTCCTATTATTCAATTTAGTTGATTTAAAGTttggaatattattaaatttaagaacaGATTTGAGtaatacattttctattttatctCTCCAACTGAAGCCGCCAAGACCCCGATAACCATCCACTATTGCCAATGCCAAGCCACCTGATATCCGACCGCCCATCCACCATCCGATCCTCCATCCTCCAACCTCCAAACGGAACTAGTTGCAGTCGCACAGTCGGAGGCGTGCTCACGACATCGCCCGCTTCTTGGAGAGCGTGCCCTGCAGATCCGCCGGCGAGGGCAGCTGGATGACGGGATGCGGCAGCTGGGGCAGCTGGGCCAGCTGGGGATTCGTGAAGGCGACGGCCCGCTCCTTGGCGCTGGCCGAGAACGAGGCGAAGGGGCGCAGGCGGACGTAGAGCACGGCGGAGGTGAGGCAGGAGGTGACCAGGATGCCCAGCAGCACGATGAGCGTGATGGCGAAGCCCGGCGTGGTCATGCAGATGAGTCCCTCCTCGCGCAGCGGGAACACCATCGTCTGTGGACTGCGATCCACCCCGTTGCCAAAGGAGGAGCCATTCAAAGAGGAGCTACCATTACCATTCTCGTCAATTGCAAAGGTCAGATCCCCAGAGGACACCACCTTGATGATCCTGTTCAGGCCCACCTGCGGCTCGGCCACCGCTCGAGCCCTCCTCTGGACCCTCCGCTCGTCCCTTCGCTTGCCAATCGCACTGGCCACATGATACGCATCCACATGGAGCTGCGGCGGCGGTCCGTACTGCGACTCCGGACCCACCTGCAGATGGTGGACGTCCTGGAGGTTCGTCTCCGCCGAGCATTGCTCCGGGCAGTGGTAGCGGCAGATCTGGATGGTGCACTGGAAGTGCACCTCCATCGAGTCGGGGAACTTGAAGGCCTGGAAGTGGGCATACGACAGCACCGAGGCGGAGGCCCCGAAGTTCTTGATCTTCGTGAAGCGGGACATTAGCTTGGGTCGGGTAACGCAACCCCTCTGGTCCACCAACTGAATGGGCGCCCTCTTGCCGTCGTGGGCCACACAATTGCGCACCAGCATATCGAACTTGGAGTCGTCGTCCTTGATGGCCAGCACCATGGTCATTGTCTGGCCGATCTTCACCAGCCCCGAGACCTCCGAGGCCCACGGGCCCTTGCCCACTTGGATTTGCATCCAGCAGCCCACATTGTCGCCCGCGAAATCCGCCCTCACCACATCCAGCATGTCGACGGGGAAGGGCCTGAAGGTCACGCTCTTCTCGTACTGATCGTGCCACGTGCAGCGCAGCTTCCTCGCCTGATCCCACACCTCCTGCACCTGCGGATCGTACTGGATGACGATGATGTTCTCGAAATACGTGCCCGCCCCCGTGCTTCCCGCCTCGTGGCCATAGCCCTGGTTGTAGTTGTCCGTATTCCCGGCGGTTCCGCACTCGTGCAGCCCAATGTCGAAGCTAGCCGAGCTGCGGCCCAATCCGGAGGGCAGGTGGACGCAGTTCATGTTGCTGTAGTGGCCCTTCGAGAAGACGATGCCGTTGAAGGGCTTGTCGAACTGCACGAACACCTTCATGCCGTTCTTCTCGCACTTCACGTCCAGGGAGACGATCTTGGGCATGTCCTGCACGGGAGCCGCCCAGATCTCGTTGTTGCTCGATCCGCCCACACTCAAATCGGGCACCTgcacctgttgctgctgtccctgctgctgctgctgctgctgctgttgctgctgctgctgttgcggctgcacctgcaactgcaactgcggcggcggctgcggtcgctgctgcagctgcggcggcggcggtccCTTGTAGAACTGCGCtcccggcggcggcggcggtccGAAGGGCTGGCCAAAGCTCAGCGGAATGTTCTGGTGATTGTCTACAAGTGGAGCAGCAAAcgcaaattaaattacttacGCATCAAGCTAggaacttaatattatattttaatattaacttttgatttttaaaggcAATAAGAATCAAAGATTACATATTTCATAGCTTAATGGACATAAACATAATTATTATACCCTAATATTCCCGTgtattatttgtatattattatataatttcattattattattccagtTGTtcgaatttccttaaaattaattttgttgacATGTTAActtgatatttattatttcaaatttttattaataagaaataaagataaattgtcccatattttaaagtaatttgttttgttaaatatttcagttttttttgacaataatatattattttttttaaatattgctcagcattaataaaaaaataaaaaaaaaaaatatttaggtaGAAGAggactttaatttttaaaatgggctccatttatttattttaatattcaaatattactcagcacaaaaaatgaaaacgtgTTTTCTAATAATCTATAAATATGTggtctttaatttttcaaaaagcttttaaatgttaaaaaaaaaacatgaaaattcATGGAACATGTGTGGTTTTGAACCCGGACACACAGGGCACTAACCTACCCTTTTAAGGTATTTACGAATATGTTCTGGCTATGATCTATGACTTATCCCTGTACTTACTGCGCATGGTGAGGCCCACGGCCACATTGGGCGGTGGCTGGGGCATGTTGTGCTGGTAGTGCACCTGCACCTTGGGCACCGACTGGGGCAACTGCATCTGGATCTGCGgcagctgttgctgctgttgctgctgttgctgctgctgctgctgttgcgcttgagcctgctgctcctgctccgaCTCCTGGGCCATCTGGTCCAGCTCGTTCTCGTGATCACCCAGGGCGATGGTCAGATCGTCGTCCGGCCCACCGGCAATGGCCTTCACCACCTCCACATCGTCCGCGCAGACGAGGGCGACCTGTAGCCCCATTCCGGTTCGGGTTTGGGTGgttaaatggaaatggaaacggaGAAGATGAGAAGATGAGAAGTTGAGAAGTTGCGAAGAACGGAATGATTTCAGTTGGGGAATGCCAAATGGAATGGGCGCAGTGGCAAGTGGCGAGTGGCAGGTTGCAGGTTGCAAGGCGGATGCGGCATGCAACTCAATTGCATAAGGCAGCAAAAAGCCACTGgcagcaaaaagaaaagaaaagaaagaggaGAAAAGAGAAAAACCGCAGCCACTGCAACAAtttcgctttttttatttctttcttctttttttttttttttttgtgccacATGCAACGTGCGGC
This window contains:
- the dy gene encoding uncharacterized protein dy; translated protein: MQHQHPQQQHKQVRCRNLRRNVEIGAKKIWLPLIIFLSLQVALVCADDVEVVKAIAGGPDDDLTIALGDHENELDQMAQESEQEQQAQAQQQQQQQQQQQQQQLPQIQMQLPQSVPKVQVHYQHNMPQPPPNVAVGLTMRNNHQNIPLSFGQPFGPPPPPGAQFYKGPPPPQLQQRPQPPPQLQLQVQPQQQQQQQQQQQQQQGQQQQVQVPDLSVGGSSNNEIWAAPVQDMPKIVSLDVKCEKNGMKVFVQFDKPFNGIVFSKGHYSNMNCVHLPSGLGRSSASFDIGLHECGTAGNTDNYNQGYGHEAGSTGAGTYFENIIVIQYDPQVQEVWDQARKLRCTWHDQYEKSVTFRPFPVDMLDVVRADFAGDNVGCWMQIQVGKGPWASEVSGLVKIGQTMTMVLAIKDDDSKFDMLVRNCVAHDGKRAPIQLVDQRGCVTRPKLMSRFTKIKNFGASASVLSYAHFQAFKFPDSMEVHFQCTIQICRYHCPEQCSAETNLQDVHHLQVGPESQYGPPPQLHVDAYHVASAIGKRRDERRVQRRARAVAEPQVGLNRIIKVVSSGDLTFAIDENGNGSSSLNGSSFGNGVDRSPQTMVFPLREEGLICMTTPGFAITLIVLLGILVTSCLTSAVLYVRLRPFASFSASAKERAVAFTNPQLAQLPQLPHPVIQLPSPADLQGTLSKKRAMS